A genomic segment from Aegilops tauschii subsp. strangulata cultivar AL8/78 chromosome 1, Aet v6.0, whole genome shotgun sequence encodes:
- the LOC109763462 gene encoding uncharacterized protein isoform X1, with product MQQPDLVGTGGDDEYEYAMLETLVARGESAPVGAPRFDGKDFETWQALMKIRLQAYSLLVWDIVETGFSCVDEANPSALELRSIHCNAQAMNAIYCALSDDYLCRIWQYESAKEAWDALQAMHEDTPIVRELKVKQLRERMKLFAWRKHESPHDMFGRLETLAIKMKRLGCEEVTDSYVVEKMLRAMTPRSSTFVTVIRQRLNFEELTPLDVLHSFINYDMRQEESRIMRGYAAKEDTVAWSEPAYDAWCSGEVPCFDGTHYLSWQRRMKFYLLSIDPLLWRIVETGFSCVDKANPTALEKRNRQYNSVAIWALGNALSRDQFMRICYYKSAKEIWNALRKFNEAVRESKLGYLRIDMDRFALGKHESPSDMYARLNNLVNEMKGLGCKEMTDSYVVRKMLRAMTPRYPKLVFLIREKPNFELLTPLDVLATFLLYDMEQKESKIMSGYASPRSSKKVNAAFKAQASPSGGIKR from the exons ATGCAGCAGCCGGACCTCGTCGGCACAG GGGGAGATGACGAGTACGAGTACGCGATGTTGGAAACGCTCGTGGCGCGGGGGGAGTCCGCCCCGGTGGGAGCGCCTCGCTTCGACGGCAAAGACTTTGAAACATGGCAGGCTCTGATGAAGATCCGCTTGCAGGCCTATAGCCTTCTTGTGTGGGACATTGTGGAAACCGGTTTCTCTTGTGTGGATGAAGCAAATCCATCGGCTCTCGAGTTGAGGAGCATCCACTGCAATGCCCAAGCCATGAACGCCATATACTGTGCCCTGAGTGATGATTATCTCTGCCGGATCTGGCAGTATGAGAGTGCTAAGGAGGCTTGGGACGCTCTCCAGGCTATGCATGAAGACACACCGATCGTTCGTGAGTTAAAGGTCAAACAGTTGAGGGAGAGGATGAAGTTGTTTGCGTGGAGGAAGCACGAATCCCCCCATGACATGTTTGGGAGGCTCGAGACTTTGGCCATCAAGATGAAGAGACTTGGATGCGAAGAGGTGACCGATTCTTATGTTGTCGAGAAGATGCTTCGTGCCATGACACCAAGGAGCTCCACCTTTGTGACCGTCATCCGTCAGAGGCTTAACTTTGAAGAACTCACCCCTTTGGATGTGCTCCATAGTTTCATCAACTACGACATGAGGCAAGAAGAATCCAGAATCATGCGCGGGTATGCGGCGAAGGAGGACACTGTTGCGTGGAGCGAGCCCGCCTACGATGCATGGTGCTCTGGAGAAGTGCCTTGCTTCGATGGCACACACTATCTGTCATGGCAGCGTAGGATGAAATTCTATTTGCTTAGCATTGACCCTCTTCTGTGGAGAATTGTGGAAACTGGTTTCTCTTGTGTAGATAAGGCAAATCCAACGGCTCTTGAAAAGAGGAATCGGCAGTACAATTCCGTAGCTATATGGGCCTTAGGTAATGCCTTAAGTCGTGATCAGTTCATGAGGATTTGCTACTATAAGAGTGCCAAGGAGATCTGGAATGCTCTTCGAAAATTTAATGAAGCAGTTCGTGAGTCAAAGCTCGGCTATTTGAGGATAGATATGGACAGGTTCGCCTTAGGAAAACATGAGTCCCCCAGTGACATGTATGCAAGGCTTAACAATTTGGTCAATGAGATGAAGGGTCTTGGGTGCAAAGAGATGACCGATTCCTATGTTGTGAGGAAGATGCTTCGTGCCATGACACCAAGGTACCCAAAGTTGGTTTTCCTCATCCGTGAGAAGCCTAACTTTGAACTACTCACCCCTCTGGATGTTCTGGCAACATTCCTCCTCTATGACATGGAGCAGAAAGAATCCAAAATCATGAGTGGGTATGCTTCACCACGCTCAAGCAAAAAGGTCAATGCTGCCTTTAAGGCCCAAGCAAGTCCAAGTGGAGGAATCAAGCGATGA
- the LOC109763462 gene encoding uncharacterized protein isoform X2, producing the protein MQEMSLSGKKYGALLGKKGYEARSNISDKSKMRKSKRYCYQCGDPNHFIADCPKKEDMKEEKEKSKYKSKPFNSKGKPYTPEGQKDALKLCSYIRQDWRIAPSVEAHPHVSMGVESAVQRCRGAGLRPLRSPVNGEPENSISELKRGLVPKLPRKPAAQPAQIHYCLSAHLLEE; encoded by the exons ATGCAAGAAATGTCTCTCTCGGGGAAGAAATATGGAGCGTTGCTTGGAAAGAAAGGCTACGAAGCAAGAAGCAATATCTCTGACAAGTCCAAGATGAGGAAATCAAAGAGATATTGCTACCAATGTGGTGATCCCAATCATTTCATTGCTGATTGTCCTAAGAAGGAGGACATGAAAGAAGAGAAGGAGAAGAGCAAATACAAGAGCAAACCATTCAACAGCAAGGGCAAGCCATACACGCCAGAGGGGCAGAAAG ATGCACTAAAGTTGTGTTCTTATATACGACAAGACTGGAGGATTGCCCCAA GTGTGGAGGCACATCCTCACGTCAGTATGGGAGTGGAAAGTGCTGTTCAAAGATGCAGAGGCGCTGGACTTAGACCGCTTCGTAGCCCGGTTAATGGAGAACCTGAGAACTCCATTTCAGAGCTGAAGAGGGGGCTGGTGCCGAAGCTGCCAAGGAAACCTGCCGCCCAGCCGGCACAGATCCACTACTGCCTCAGTGCACATCTGCTGGAGGAGTGA